In Deltaproteobacteria bacterium, the DNA window ACCGTCCTCGACTTGGAGCGCCAGGGATCCACCGAGCAGCATGGCGCGCAAGTGTGCAGCAGCATTTTTTCGCTCGCAGTCAGAAAAACGCGCGTCGTTGTGTTTATAGTCGCCATTCTCTCTCGCCAGCTTCTGGAGAAACGTTTCGACATCCTCCCAGAGGGCATCTTGCGTCTCGGTAAAGAACACCGCCGTTGTCGTATGAAGCGTAGAAACAATGCCCATCCCGTTCCACACTTCAGACTCAGCGAGAAATCCCTTGACCTCTTGGGTGATATCGAAAATCTGCACCCTTTGTTTGGTTTCGATCGTGATTGTTTTTGCTTGAATTCTCACAGCGGCATTCCTCCTAATCTCAGTTCGTCAAACCTCTCGTCCAGCCGTTGTGCGCGAGCGCTCGCACGCGGGTACGAAATTGTCCAAGGGCCATCAACGGAAAATAGTGACAGTAGCCGTAGTACCGCAGATAAAAATGCTGCGGAAAACCAGTGCCAGTAAACAACGCTTCAGACCATGATCCAGTCGCCTCTTGATGCGATAGCAGATACGCTATGCCACGCATCACCGCTGGGCTCACTTCTTGTTCTGCAGCTAACAACCCCATCACTGCCCATGCCGTTTGGGAGGGAGTGCTCTCACCCTTTCCTGCCTTGTTGTGATCCCAGTACGAAAGACAGTCTTCTCCCCATCCACCATCGTCGTTCTGTTGCGCCTTGAGCCATTGTGCTGCTCGTCGAACGTACGGCAGGGTCATATTTTCACCGATCGCGCGTAGTCCCATGAGTACAGACCAGGTGCCGTAAATGTAGTTCACCCCCCAACGTCCCCACCAGGAACCATCAGCCTCTTGCTCGTCATGCAAGAACTTGACCGCACGCTGAGCACGGCCAAAGTCTTTGTCGTAGCCAAATGTTCCCATCATTTCCAATAAACGACCGGCAAGATCTGCCGTGGGCGGGTCAATCATTGCCTTCATGTCACCAAACGGCATCTGATTCCACAAATCCAGCACGTTATCCGTATCAAAAGCGCCCCATCCACCGTTACGACTTTGCATACCCAGTGTCCAATTAAGGCCGCGAGCGAGTGCACGATCTTTTTTCTGTTCGTCGAGGCCAGTCACTCGTTTGAGGGTATACAGAATGACCGCTGAATCATCGACATCAGGATACCAATCGTTCGCAAACTCAAAGGCCCAGCCACCTGGCTCTAATTCTGGGTTTTTTACTTGCCAATCACCAGGCTTGAAAATTTGCTGATCGATAATCCAGTCTGCTGCTTTTACCACCGCAGGATGATCAGTGGGAAAAGCGGTGTCCAACAGCGCCTTCGCTGCCCAAACCGTATCCCACACCGGAGAGGCACACGGCTGGAACAAGAGTTGCCCCCCAGTTTCCATAAGAAAGTCCTCAATAGCTTGAATCCCCTTCGCTACGGCCGGGTGATCATCCGGATAACCAAGGCTATGTAACGCCATGACCGAGTTCAACATTGCTGGTTGGATGCCGCCCCATCCACCATTGGTATCTTGATGGTCAAGGACCCAGCGTTCA includes these proteins:
- a CDS encoding YjbQ family protein, coding for MRRNAAVRIQAKTITIETKQRVQIFDITQEVKGFLAESEVWNGMGIVSTLHTTTAVFFTETQDALWEDVETFLQKLARENGDYKHNDARFSDCERKNAAAHLRAMLLGGSLALQVEDGRLVLGQFQRIIFAELDGPRPRSLRMQFMGEGVATRSRVLHVWDPGTGNSRALPQNGDVG
- the shc gene encoding squalene--hopene cyclase, which encodes MEEHAQLSFSVAPADTELLQGVNNAIIRSQDYFLREQTPDGYWYYPLEANATMDAEYIFYSHFMGRVDEKKNRRLCEHMLATQGESGAWSLFYKGPGHLGNTIEAYFALKLTGYPADHPALEKARAFILAQGGLAKAQVFTRIFLAYFGQFPWSGVPAVPVELNLLPPSFPINIYEMSSWARGTVVPLSIILAHQPHISIPQERGVAELWNEPPAHADLSFPRPSQFWSWESFFVAADQILKFLGKSPIKPLRYRALKKAERWVLDHQDTNGGWGGIQPAMLNSVMALHSLGYPDDHPAVAKGIQAIEDFLMETGGQLLFQPCASPVWDTVWAAKALLDTAFPTDHPAVVKAADWIIDQQIFKPGDWQVKNPELEPGGWAFEFANDWYPDVDDSAVILYTLKRVTGLDEQKKDRALARGLNWTLGMQSRNGGWGAFDTDNVLDLWNQMPFGDMKAMIDPPTADLAGRLLEMMGTFGYDKDFGRAQRAVKFLHDEQEADGSWWGRWGVNYIYGTWSVLMGLRAIGENMTLPYVRRAAQWLKAQQNDDGGWGEDCLSYWDHNKAGKGESTPSQTAWAVMGLLAAEQEVSPAVMRGIAYLLSHQEATGSWSEALFTGTGFPQHFYLRYYGYCHYFPLMALGQFRTRVRALAHNGWTRGLTN